CGAGCCCTTGACATTGACGCTCGAGCTCATCAAGTTCAGTGTCTTTGGCTTGCTCCGCTTGCTGTAGTCGCTGTTCCAGCGAGCGGACCTGGTCTGCTTGTTGGCGAAGCAGACCGTCTTTCTTGGATGGAGTCTCCATTGCTCCGAGGCGGGACTTCAAGCTCATGATCTGCTGAGACTGGTCTTTGACCTCGCGATCTTTGACTTTGATCTCCGACTCCAGACGTTGCAGTTTTTCAGTCTTGAGCCTCAACTCAGCGCTGTCGCCGGACTGCAGAGCGGAGACACGGCTTTGCAACGCCTGCAACTCCTTCTCGCGCGCGGCGATGAGTGtgtccttctcctcgagcTTCTTCTGCGACGCCTCGTTGACGACCCGCAACTTCTCCTGGAGTTCGCcaaccttctcctccacttcTCTCGACCTGCCACCCTGCTTTCTCACCGCCTCATCCCTCGCCTGCTCTGCGGCTCGTACTCTCTGCTGCAAGTCGTTCAACTCGTCATCTCTTTGCTCAATGACTCGAGACTTCTCTCTTAGCTGAGACTCCTTTGCTTGGATTAGGCGGTCCTTCTCCTGCACGCGCGCATCGGTCTGCTGCGCTTCAGCATCCCAGCTTCCGCGAGCAGTCTGGAGACGTTCTTGTAGAGCGCGAATCTCGCCGTCTTTGTCGGCGAGTTCACGCTGGGCGTTGCGGAGATCGTCATCACGTTCGCGGAGGGCAGCGGTGTGCTTAAAGTCGACGGACTGCAGCCGACTCTCAAGGCTGCGGAGTTTGGACTCGCTGTCTTCGAGTGCTTGGGACTTGAGGCGGAGTTTGTTCTCGTAGTCGCGTTCGAGATCGTCCATTTCTTCATCGCGTTGGCGGAGCGCAGCGTCGTGAGTAGAGTCGAGAGTCTGCAATCGCTTCTCCAATGCGCGGAGTTGAGAATTGCTGTCATCTAGAGATTGATCTTTCTCACGGAGCTTGTTCTCCAACTCCGAGAGTTCGCTTCGCAACTTTTTGGCGGAGCTGCCGGAAGAGTCGAGGGACTGCATCCGCTTCTCCAGTGCGCGGAGTTGTGAGTTGCTATCGTCAAGAGCTTGATCCTTCTCTCGAAGTCTGTTCTCCAACTCGGAAAGGTCACCTCGTAGCTTTTTGGTAGACGATTCACGATCATATGCGGTGTTGATGCGTTGTTGCAGTTCCGATATCTCCGCGTCTTTACTCTTCGACTCGTCTTGAGCTTGCTTCAACTCAGCTTCCAAGTCGTCAATGTCCTGCTGCATGATCTCCACATTCGCATTGTCGGCCTTGAGGATGCGGATCTGATCTTGAAGATCTTCAAGCTTCTCGTCCTTCTGCTCGATCTTCTGCTCGCGCTCTCGCACGTCTGCTTGGAGGTCTTCAATGTCGTCCTTGAGTCGCTGAACGTCTTCCGAGTTATCCCCCGATCGCTCGGCAGTTTGAAGCTTCTCTTGTAATGCTTCCAGCTCagcctccttctcatccaGCTCGCGCTCACGGTCATGAAGATCTTGTTGCAAGTCTTCAACATTGTCTTTCAACCGCTGCACCTCATCCTCATTCACCTGCATACGCTCAGCACGTTCCAGCTTTTCACGCATGCTTTCCAACTCCTGCTCTCTCTCATCCGCAATCTTCTGAGACTCCTCTGCCATCTTCTGCAGTCGATCGTACTCTTCCTGATCGCGAGTACTAGTATGCCGCGTCTTGACTTTCTCCTGGTACTCCTTCAGCCACACTTTGTACTCCTCGAGTGAGCGCTCGGCGTCCTGCAGGCGTTTGCGTTGTCTCTTCAAATCGATCTCCAACTCCGCTCTGCTCGTCTTCAGCGTCACATTCTCTTTCAGTGTTGCCTGATGAAACTCATTCCCACTCTTCCGCAGCGCTTCTTCCAAGTAGTGAATCTTCAGCTTCAAACTGAAGTTGTCTTTCTGAATCTGATCCAACTTCGCTTCCTGATCCCGCAGCGTCAAAACATTCCCTTGTTCAAGCACACCCGCGCGATCCGGGAGTTGTGGTATCGGCGTCGAATCGATCATAGAAGAACTCGCAACAGCAGGCGCCATGGGCGTAGCTTCGCGATCACCAGAACTACCAGTGTGATCGTCCAGCATTGAACTGTCAACAGGCAAGCCTGGCGTCGCGCGACTTCCATAGCTCACGCGCAGACCAGCCGGAGTGCGCAGATTACTCGAGTTTTCCTTATCCTCCCGTACACTCTGCTGCATGAGCTGTTGTCGTTTCGCGCTTTTCAGCAGCGGCGTGAATTCctgtgctgctgctggattCCGTCTATCGACCAGAGGAGCTCGCGTTCGGGGTGTTTTCACAGCTGGAGCTGCACCACGCAACCCGCGCATCTGGTTTCGTAGGTCCTGGCCTGGggccttcgagggcgacgcgAAAGGTTGGACGAAGGAAAAGTTTGGGTTCTTGGACGGGCTGAGGAAGGTTTCGTCGCCGCGTTCGGTCCCGGGGGTGTTGATGTAGTGCGCCATGATGGGCGATGGGATCCAGAGAGTGCTATCCTGTGTCGCTCATGGACATGCACGCGTACGCTATGCTGGAAGGTCGTGAAGAAAAAGTATGTTGAACTGTCGCGTTCACTTCGCCAGTGTTGATCAAAGTAAACAGAGTCGTTGGCGTCTTGAGCTTAGAGTCTCGTATCCGGTGCGAGGTCCGAACCGCTTTCCGCCCTCCTTGCTCCCCCGAGCATCATCGTTTGATATGTCGCAAAGGCGCGAGAGATCACGCGGCTCCTATCCCGAGCGCAATCCGAAGTCCTCCGCTTCCGATCAATCTCTGAGCGAGAGATGCCCGAGACCAATGGCCACCGCAAGGCGGCTTCTTTCTGGACTGGACCACTTGTCGCCCTGCTTTACAAAGTGATGAGCAGCAAATACACTGGTGGCCAATCTCGTGACTGCGGAGGCGTGTTGTTCATCTCGCCCACTCTCTGTATCAAGGCGTGCCCGGGTCGTACGCGCTTCGCCGAAGCGAATGCCATGGAGTTTGTGCGACAGAACACATCCATTCCGGTGCCCAAAGTGCATCTTGTCACCGAATACAAAGGTCGCGTGTACATTGTCATGCAGAGGATCAAGGGCCTCAGCCTCGGCAACGGGTGGTATTATCGGTCTGCAGAGTCAAAACAAAACATTCTATTGCAGCTCAAAGCCATGGCTGGTGAGCTTCGTAACCTTCCTCGATCGCAAGGTGTTGGAGTTGCCGATATTGACGGAGGACCAGTCTGGGACTGTCGACTTCCCTCCAAAGATCTCTGGGGCCCGTTCCCAACGATTCGCGAATTCCACAAAGCATTGTCCGGTGACCAAGACTGGTCAGATCTCAAGGACGAAAGATATCCCGATCTCACCGAGCTGTCCACATTTTACAATCAATCATGGCACCGTCCGGTCTTTACACACGGAGATCTGAGCAGCTTCAATATTCTTTGCCGAGGAGACACTATCGTGGGTATCATTGACTGGGAGACTGCAGGCTGGCTGCCGTCCTACTGGGAATATGTTACGGCGTGGAACGTGAATCCTCAGAATCAATTCTGGCAAGTCGAGGTCGATAAATTCCTGGAGCCTTTTCCACAAGCACGACGCATGGATTCGATACGGCGGAAATACTTTGGCGATTATTGATTGATGACGAGCACAACTTGTTCATGGAAACACCTCAACACCTTCGATCAAATCCCAGGTCGGCACCTTTGTGTTGTCGAATTGGCCATTCCCATCGAAACGATGCTGTGCCTTCTTGTGTTCCACATAATTCATCGCGGCGTCTCGGACGCTCTTCCAATCCGTGGCCGATGTTCCCAGCGCCTTCCCATCTGCCTGGAGACGCTCCAAAGCTTCCTGCACCCAAGCAACACAGTTCCAGCCAGGCTCTGCTCCTCGAATCGGAGTGGATTCCAGGACATCTTGCATTCGCTTCGTATTGGCGACTTTGCCGACCACGACCCGCACCAGTATCATGGCTGTCGGTGCCATGGAGATTGCGCGCTCTTCAAATTGCCAAGACGACTCTGCTCGGCCGTCGTTGATGGTCATTTGTTCTTTGGCGTGGAAGCGTCTTCCCTGGGCATCCGAAGCGTCGGATTTGGGACCAACGATGATACCCCAATGGTATCTATCATACGATGTCAATGACTGGATTGAGCTGAGAGGCATTGCAGAAGCTTACTTATCCTCAAGCCCAGGCATTTGAGGCTCGCCACCTCGTGCGTACAACGCGATGTAGATCCGATCTTTGTTCGACGGCATGTTGTGTATCGATGCTTGCTGTGTGGAAGGGAGATGAATGTGCTACTATGGGACGCAGTTCACTCAAGTATGCACCTAGCCACGTCTCTAAGCGCCTCGGAGGCACAGCGACATGGGCTACGACCTCGAAATACTTCCTTGAAACGACAACAAGGGTCTTTCATCTTATTCGAGCGTAGGCAACTATGCTTTACCGGTCGTATCCAACACTTCTCGACCACTGCTACCACCATTGTAAGCGCCGCCCTTGTGTCGAGGTCAAGCATCACGCCAGCCGTGCGTATCGCCAACATGAGAAGTTTGCTAATGCCTCCGGCCGATTTCGCCGCTCGTCTGTCTAGCATTGGGACAGAAGGAGTACTGGACGTTCATGTGTAGACTCATTAGCAGATGAACGAGGAAGTAGAGAGCGGAGAGCAGCCTCTGGCTCGTATTCGGTCCGAGGTCCGTGAGCTTCACGTCGAACTTTCTTTCGAAGCCAAACGTCTTCGATGGTTCCGAGTTGCAAACATCTCGGATGTCACAGCAATGGACGACCAACTCCCGGACGACGGCCTCAAATGGTTCGGCGAAGGATTCGACGGCTTCCCCAAACGACTCCCCGAAGACTGCGTCGAATATGCCATCCACATCATCGACCAGCaactctcctccatcgccacgCTCCGCTCAAAACTAAACGAAATCATAAAAGCCGCCAACGAGCTCAAGAGGAAACACCTAAAAAACTACATCTGGCAACGCGAGTACTTCGATCCCACAATCCACCCCAAATTCGACCTCACCAAATcagcaacaacatcaacctcaacaacaccaccccACCTCCGCGGCCGCACCAACTTCGGCGACTCCATCTCCGACGAATGGCTCATCGTCTACCTCCTCCACACCCTCAGCATTCAATTCCCCACCGCCTGGATTCAACTCTACGACACCGACGGCgaattcctcctcatcgaagccgccgcctccctcccCAAATGGCTCAACCCCGAAATCGCCCAGAACCGCGTCTGGCTCCATGCAGGCCATCTAAAGATcatccctccctctccctcctccccaccacGAAACCTCTCCCTAACCGAAGCCCTCTCAACCCTCACCACTTCCCCCGAcactctcctcgtcgacccATCCATTGAAAAAGAAGCCTTTCACCGTCTCGCGTCCTACCCTGCCGCTATatcctcctctctccacCACTCCCTCACCACCATCCCCCGGCGTCTCGCCTACATCCTCCACTCCCACCCTTCCTCCATCGCCGCGGCCGTGGAAGCTTTCTACCTCCGCGACCCCATCAGTCTCCGTCCCCTCGCGACAAAAGAtctctccaccctctccttccCACCCGAAGACTTCGTCACATGCAGCGTCCGCTACACAAAAGTCGGATTCGCACAGCTTCGATCGCAAGTCCTTGACCCACCTCCAGCATGGGTCGGGCAGAGTCCTTGGATGGGAGATGAGAAGAGGGCAATGGGGATGAAAGTCGCTTGTGGATTTGAGATGTTGGTTGGAGACTCGCAGTTGAAGGATTCGAAGGTTGTGAGGGAAGTCAAGCTGTTGTTGGAGGATTTGGAGAGTGGAGAGGTGGCGTTACCAACTGATGAGGAGATCGCAacgtgggagaggagggaggacgaggaagggTGGTTGGACATCGACTATCGAGACTTTGAGCAGGAGTTGGATGGCAAGAAGGAGGGCAAGAAAGGAGAAGGATTCGGCGACGAGTCCGCGCAAGAAAATCTTCGCAAAATGGTCTCCCGCTTCCAAGACTtcctcgaagacgatgaagcgGGCGTTGACGGCGTAGACGAtatggatgatgatgacgacgactCAGCCTCCACCACTTCATCCGCTCCCACTGAGCAGGACAAagacaccacctccacctccccaccCACCCCCACAGAAGAAGCCGCCTTCCGCGCCTCCATCCAAAAAACAATGTCCATGCCAACCCACCACATCTCAGAATCCGGCCTCCTCTCCGAAGCCCGCAAACTCGCtctcgaagacgaagactcctcctcctcaaacaACCCAGAAGacgtcgacgaagacgaagaaatGCGCAAAGTCATCGAACTCATGGAATCAGAACTCAAAGGACATGGAGCGTTGAGTTTGGATGGAGATGGGTATATTAGGAAGAAGACTTCTGATTCTGCTTCTGGGAAGGGGAAGGGGAAAGCGAAGGCCACGGAGTCGGGAGACGTCAAGTCCTCCGACAAGCGatcatccaccaccacttccAGCAACGGGAAACCATTCTTCGGCCCCGAACGGCCAGCTCATCTTCAACCTCCCTctgccaccacctccaaGTCCACCTCCGCAAACAAACCCTCAAGCAGCGACAAagccttcctccgcttcaACAACACCCTCCCTTCGTCTCCATccgatgacgaagaagaaatcggTCCAGGAGACGTGGAATTGTCatccgacgacgaagactaCGGCTCAGACTACAACGCCGTAGACCTCACCCTCGCGAAAAACATGCTCGAGTCCTTCAAAGGCCAAGCGGGAATGGGTGGTCCAGCCGGAAACCTAATGAAAGCGCTCGGGGTAGGTACTCTACCTCGGGATGAAGATGACCGGTTGAAGTGATCTGGATGCAGATGATATGCAGCAGGCCGGCGTTCTCAGACTGGGTGGAGGTGAGTGACTATCTGTCCATGAGCAGCAAGTACGAACCCAAGTCGAGAAAGATGTAAGAAAGATGTTGAATAAAAAAACTCGCGTTTCCTGTGTTACGTTGGTCCTTGTCTATAGCAGCATCTCGATCGTTCGTTCACATATGGTATCGGGTAAAAGGGTGAAAAGGGGTAAAGAAGACAtcatccttcctcctctgaCAGTTTCTCAAGCTCATTCAGGTGAACATCTCCGTCCTCATCAAAATGGCACGTCGCAgactcttcttcgacttccaccAACTCCTACTCCTCCACCTGCACCAGAACCGTCGACGGGGGGCTTCTTGGAGAGTTTCCGTTGTGGCTTCTCCGGCGCGCATCGTGTTGGTGGAagtggtgggagaggagtcTGGTGGTAGCCAGCAAGGTCTTCTGCGCGCCACTGATCGGtggtggtcgtcgtcgtgggtTCGGGTGGAGGATGTATATCGGGAGGAGATTCGGGCGACGACTAGTCGCTTGGATTCGCCACCTGGAAGAATACATGTCAGTAAACCATCAACATTCCATTGACTCCTCAGCAACTCACCCTCAATATTCTCCTCGAGTAGTCTTGGTTATCAGCCAAGCTGCCAACACTATTCCTCCTTCCGGCCTCGGGATCTAACCTCTGATCACTCATACCACTATAGCTCGTGCCTGGAGGTTTTCTCTCGCTGCCGGCGCGCATCATGTTATCGACGTGCGTTCGCTGCTTGAAATCCTCCTCGGCCTCTCGTCGTCGCTTGTGGCGCATGAAGAAGTAGCCTCCGAGGGCCATACCAGCAATAGCAACCACTCCGACAACGACACCGGCCGCGATGCCGGCAGTGTTGGggccgccgccgctgctaGGTTTTGAGGTCTCGGAGGCGGTAGCCCTGGCGCTGGCGGGAACTGTGACGACAACAGTTTGGCCACCGGTCATGCTGGTGACTACTGTGGGTGGGTCGCTGGTCGGTGTGCTTTTTGGCGTGGAGACCGCCGagcttgatgatgatgatgctgatgatgacgatgagctgTCGCCGCCGTAGTGGTCGACAGTGCCTCCTGTGGTGTAGACGGAGTAGAAGCCATTGCCGCCACCTGTATCGTGTTAGTCTTGTGTAATGGTGAGCGTCAATCATCATCGTGTACTTACATGTATCGTCGGGAAAGCCGACACAAGGTTGGTTGCAACTGGTGTCGTCGACTTTGTCGGCCACCGCCGGTAGTTGATCTCCACACCAGCACTCTTTGCTGCCGCTCATGGCAAAGACGGCAGAGCCTGAACATTGTCCCGAGCAGTATCCCGAAGACTGGTACATCCAGTCTCCTTTACTCTCGagtggtgttgatgatgaaTAACATCCATCATATGAGCCGGCTCGCTTTTGTAGTAGGTTTTCCATTTCGCCAACAGGAGGTGCTGCGCTGACCAGGGTGAGCAGCGTGAAGGCGGCGGCCGCCGTTCGGAAGATGGGTGGCATTATGCGAATTGTGGTCGTGAATAAGCCACGCAGGGGTGGGTGAACGGTGATGTTCGAGCGCCTGAAAAGGACACAGTCAGTATGCGAGTGCAGACGCGTGCGACGGCGATGTTTGTCACGCAATGATGCGAGGATGGCAAGCCATGTGACGATGAGGGTGCAAGAATGGGAGATGAGCGGAGACGAACCTTTGTCTGCGGCCCGCCGCGAGAAAGAGCAAAGGGATCGGGCGAAGTGGTCGACTTGTTTGTCGATGTGATGAACGGGTGCTGGAGAGTGCACACTCCTTCAGACGGCGGTCATGCAAGGTGACCGAAGTATGTTGTGATGGAGTCGTGGATGGACGTTCGTTCGCCGCGTGATGTTGTCTTTTCTCGGTGTCGGTCGGGGGTGGTGAATGCGGTGATTTACGCGCTCGGTCGGGAGTCGTCGGACGGGAGGTGGGtgatggagatgaagatCAAGGTCGAGTATCGGTGTCGCGCTGTTACACCAGATGGGTCACAGGCGGTCGGAGCGGTCGAGTGTgtggaagaaggcgacgcAAAAAGGGCGGCACGACGCGCAAGGAGAGTAGCGAGAGTGTCGAAGCGGAGAACAACACAGTCGTATCGCAGTCAAACGAACGAATGGGAGCAGTGAGTGTAGCGACCGGAGTGAAAGAGTGTGGGTGACGGTGTCGAAGGACAGTCGGGCGGGCGGGCGGTGGtgtcgtggtggtggtggtgagggtggtggtggtggacaGGACTCGGGTGAAGGTGTAAGAGATGGTGAGACGAGAGACGAGCCTCTGGCCCTCTGCCTCTCTCTCCTGTTCCTCCTGTTTCCCTCGCCGGGCTTCGCTTGCACAAGAGCCAAGGTCGGTCTAGCCGGATCGGGACTGGACCGCAACGCGTACCCAAAATCCCATGCCCCGGCTCCGTCTCGCCCGATGGATCTGCAGAAAATTGCTCTCGATGCGGGAGGATCCAGATGGAGGAATCGAACAACAAACAATAatgcgatgatgaagaagattgaTGTACTGGTGGTCTACGAGGCAGATGTCCTCCGAAGAACAGTACTGTATTGCTCTTCGTCCTTCACCTCGAACCTCTTCTTCACACATCCACGGGACTCGCCGGCGGAACATCCCCATTTCTCAACCCAACAAGATTACAGAACGACCCTCCCCAAAACGGCACCCCAGCGATCGCGTGTACAAAAATGCATGGGCCAATTCACAAGAGAGTCGCACTAAAAATACACGCCATCATCCATTAAATCGTCCATGCTCAATACTATCCACAGTAGTCTAGACAAAGACCATCCAACGTTGTCTCACTACAATTGATGACTGTCATCAATACATCCACCTCGGTCCTCGATGTCGTGTCTTGTCTGTCCAAAATTCCGATCGTCGCAAGCCTCGTGACGACTGGACGACCACGCTGAAACACGAGTCGGACGACGGCCCTCTACTTCTCACACACCAATAATCTCCCTTCGAACGGAGAGCCTAGAGGATCCCAAGAAACTCGCCAATCGTGGGCGTTGCTCGGATACCCTGCTTTCTGTCATCAGTCTCACACACGCTTCTGTGCTTTTTCTCCTGCAGACgtgtgaagaagaggatcgaTGTCCGCGTAGTTCTACCCCCGAGGTACCGACGTACCTTACGTTGCTTGCCATCTCATCCCCGACACAATGTTTCCACGCGGCGGAAGCACGGTTCTGCTCTTCCCGCCGGAATCTCGACTGCGGCCAGCATGTACTATACCGACGATGAGGAGTAGTACGCAGGAGTCTCTGCAGTAGTATCGATGATGTTCAGCCAAGTACGCCATTCGCATTCGCATGCGCTATTTCGCGATGTCCGTTGCAGCCGGCCATAGCCGCCAGTCGCATGCAATTCGTAACCGCTGGCGTGTTTCGGAACCACAACCAGTCCTCTTCTCCCCACGCTTGCAGTTTTGAGTGTATTGAAGAGCACAAATGAAGCGACACGTTGTCAACTGTCATCGGTTCTGGGAGGCAAATTAGGTACGCTCCGAGTCCTCGCACGTGGTCTCGAAGACAACCTTAGAACGCAACAGAAGCGAAGGGATGTCTTGTGACTTCTCTCCGCGATTCACAAAGGACTTCACCCACAGTAGACTCCATCACGCCTCGCTCTCTCCTCGTCTCCCTTTGGCTTGCGTCGGAGGCTTCGGGTACCTAGACTTGTACCTGACACTACTGCACCTCTGTCCATCATTCAGGTACGAGAGGAAGAGTTTTCGGCCAATCGCGTCCAGTACGGAACTTGCCATTGCAAGAAGCAGGACTCGAAGAATCGAGATGGACAAGACAGAGCATCTATTGTCGAGGACTCGAGGCGATGGATGATGCGAaggtgagggaggaggacgcGTACGACAGTTCGGTAAACCACTGCCAACGACCCACTTTGATGATCTGCAGCGCCTGGACTCGCCGTTGAAGGAGCTTAGGAAAATACGCAACGGTGAGGAAGTGAATACGCAACGGCCTCTGCGAATCTGGTCTGAGGGATTCGGTAGCACAAGAGCGATGGATGTGGTCCCGCTATGAGCTGTTGTCATCCACGGCTTGGATTCAAGAAGTTTTGCTCTGCTGAGGTCAGCGTCTGCACCTATGAAGTCGTAAACTGGACGATGCGGAGACCTCTCAGGAGATCGGCGGTTCCTATGCACCTCCTGTCCCGCTCCGCAACTCCGTGTCTCCGCGAGGTCTGCGACCTCCGTGTCCGACCTCTTCGGCGCACACGCCCTCTCCAATCTCATAGACCCGTCTACACCAGGACCAGCCAAAGATACCAATACTGAATACTGAGTGAAGAGCTTGTGGTACAGCTGAAATTCATGCGACCGCACTCACGAGGAGTCGAGGCGGACAAACCGAGCTAGGAATTCAGTACTGCTTTCGGATTGACAAGCAAGATCCCGATTGATACGCTTCGGGGGACTGGCAGATCTTGAGTCCGAAGGGTGCGTCGTAAGGAGGCGGCTCTGAATACTTGAACACTTGAACAGGGTGTTCAGAGCTGGTTCCTCGCATCTTTAAAGCTACGAGAAAGGTGCCTGCGCAAGATGGCAGCCAAATAGGACAGCTGAGTGCTGCATGCAACAGAACAGGTGATTCATCGATGTCTACCAGAAGCTCATGCTTGTACAAGGCTTCGAGGAAAGGCCTTTTGCAGGAACTAgccaccatcgccgccatgGGCATCGATGCTGTGAGCGACCCGGTTCAAAATTTCCCTGTCGCGAATTTTCCGCCATCACATTTGGCCTGTCGTCGTCTGATGTGGAGAGGAATGATCGACTGCACACTCACAGGATGACGGATGTGCGATCTCTCGTACTCACATACTAGGTAGTTCTTTTTCACGATTTCCCGGCCTGCTACGCCATACAGCGACGGTTGCTGCGTCCACCCTCTGGCTGTCGGTGTCGATAAAGTGGTATTTTTGGCCCTCTAACCCTTTGTTCTTTGAACTCGATTCGAAGTCCGCATTTGGTAGTCCCAAGGCGACTCTCTCAACGACAATAATCACATCAAACGCGACTTTCAAATCAGCAACTACAACAAGAGAGCACCCACAATGCGACTCACCAAGaccactctcctcctccctcccgaTGCTTTCGAGCGCCCTCGCAGACTTCATAAGTCTTTGCTCAGGGCACCCCCTTCCTCCCGCTTTTGCTAACAAAAGTTATTAGAGTTGCTGGATCGACCAGGGTGTCACCGGCAGCAGTCTCCATCGTCGGCCACGTACGTCGAGTCGACAGCACATCTTGGTGGAGACATGTTCGCTGGCTCTGTGACATTCTGGCAGACCACCAGTGCCACACCCCGAATTCGCCGTGCACTTTCCAGGGAGACGGGCGACCCTCACTAGGCTTTGCCAACTACAGCTCCACTACCGTGATGGAGTTCCTACATTTTTCGGGGGTGCTGGATTGGAACTTGGCTCTATCGTGGGAAAGTTCAATGTATGTAAGCTACCCTTGCCCGCGCAGAAGGGCGCTCGACTGACTATCGATTCACAGCGCTACCTACGATCCCATTGTACCCTTGCGATCTCCTCGTGTGGCCACCTTTGCCTCGACAGTACTGGACACGAGGACCTCTCCAGTATATTCCTTGATGATCGCCGGGAACACCGCTGTGACAGAACCCGCATCGACCCCAAAGACAGCTTTCCCGAAACAACTGGCCTTTCGTCACCGCTATCCGAGCGCCGGCCACGTGGGGCAGTGCATTGTGAATTCGTGCTCACGAGGAAGTATAAGGCCTTGTTTACTTCCTGGTTATTATCGCTATAATAGtgataatagtaatagttagTTTCATAGTGTCTTAATAATAGTGTGTGTTATTTACCCCTCGGATAATGCACATAATAGTGCTATACTATCTAGAGTTAGTCGGCTTAGCGGTGCGGTGCAGCTCGTGTCGCTGTCGTGTCGTATATCGCGTTCTTCTATATATTATTAGTCTATATATTACCGCTATTAGCTACTATTATATCGCCCTTAATTTACCTAACCGCCCTTCTACCGCCGATACTATACTACCGAAACGTAGCGCTACGGAGGCTTTAAAATAGAAGTTTAAGTAGCTAAAGGAGATAGTTAAAGAGCTCTTTAATGCATACCGTATACTTAAAGATAAGGGTAAGATAATAGAGGCGTACGGCTTTAGATAGTCGGATGTCTTAGAGCTTACGACGCGGTTATTTAAGGATAATAAGTATAGCGTAACGGTTACCGCGAAGTAGACTAAGAATAAGATCGGTAATAGtaagaagtagtagaagGCATATACTAACTATCTGTCTTATATTAGCGGCTAGAGCTCTCTAATTAATAGTCTACTACGgttaataaaagagaaggaagacgagTACTATATTAAGTACTCGTACTATAAGAAGTTCCGGTCGAAGCTACCGCTCTACGTAGAGTAATGCGAGTATATATAAGCTAATAACTTAGCGACTAGTAATAAGGCTATAGAGCCGGATAAGCTTATAGGGGATATACCGCCGCCTAGGGAACTTAAGGACGAGGAATCCGCGGAGCCGGTAGACGACGATAAGGTTAAAGAGATAGATAATAGGCCTACGAAACGATAGACTCCTATACCTAAAACTCCGTTAGTAAGTTCGAGTAGGACTAAGGAGCTACGGCGTATTTGTTAGGGAACGACTAGGGTGTCGCTACTCCGGGCCTAAATCGGGCCTGTTCTAGGCCCGATATAGACCCGATGTAGGCCCGAGGATGCCCTAAGCGAGGCTTAGCACATATATTCCCTTCTGTTCCCTTCCGCCTCCCT
The DNA window shown above is from Zymoseptoria tritici IPO323 chromosome 11, whole genome shotgun sequence and carries:
- a CDS encoding uncharacterized protein (This protein contains both WSC and transmembrane domain typical for the receptors in the cell wall integrity pathway and probably is the ortholog of the yeast WSC3 protein.) — encoded protein: MENLLQKRAGSYDGCYSSSTPLESKGDWMYQSSGYCSGQCSGSAVFAMSGSKECWCGDQLPAVADKVDDTSCNQPCVGFPDDTCGGNGFYSVYTTGGTVDHYGGDSSSSSSASSSSSSAVSTPKSTPTSDPPTVVTSMTGGQTVVVTVPASARATASETSKPSSGGGPNTAGIAAGVVVGVVAIAGMALGGYFFMRHKRRREAEEDFKQRTHVDNMMRAGSERKPPGTSYSGMSDQRLDPEAGRRNSVGSLADNQDYSRRILRVANPSD